Below is a window of Cydia splendana chromosome 3, ilCydSple1.2, whole genome shotgun sequence DNA.
AAAGTCTCCTCAAACTGCTCCCTGTCTTCGGGCGTCACGTGAATGTCCGGAAGTTCTTTCTTTAGCTCCACATCACTGTATGGTGTATTTTCCAGAAATGACTCTTCTTTGAACTTATACTCCTCATGTGCCATAATAAGATCGGGATTAATTGCTTCTAGAGGCAGGTCTGTTTCTTCACCCAAACTTCTATGAATGTGATGTTGGACAGACTCCGCATATTTTACCTCGAAATCACTATCGTTCAATGACACATTGGGTTCGCTACAATAGTTTTGTTCCGGGATCACTGTGAATTGCTCAGCCGAGTTTGGAAATGGAAAGTGTCCATCAAGTAGATGTGGATTGACATCTTCTTGAGTTATTAAATCAGATGACGGAGTCAAAGGTTGTCCGACACCGTCATCTTCTTCATACAAATGCGGAGTAGACACTAACTGAAAGTTTTCGGTAGCTGGTAATTCTATATACTGGTGCTGAGGTAACTGCTGTAGAGTTTCGTCTAATTCGTCTTCCTCAAGACCGTCATCATCAAGAGCGGGGGAGTTGAGGGCAAAATAACTTCTTTCTTGACTGTTATCACGTGGTGATGAAGACGCCGGCGAGGGGAAAGATTCCATTGACATACACGATCCGTTTTCTTTGTCAGCATGACCTATATTAAGGAGATTCTCTAAGTTTCTTATATATTCTACAGCCATACGCAATGTTTCTACTTTACTCAGCTTCTTGTTCGGTCCTCTGTTTGAGTTGGCGTTTTCAAACTCCGCAGCCACTTCCTCGGGTATGTGTCTACGTAGAGCGGCAAAGCCATCGTTGACTTGCCTCACTCTGTTCCGTTCCCGGGCGTTACGCCGTGCCACCGCAAGAGGTGTCGGCGACCGAGCTATATCTTCAGGAACATTTTCACGAACTCGCGGTCTTTTCGCCGGTACACTTGCAACGGAAGGATCAGAAGCACGCACTAAAGAAGTCACTGATACCGTCGGTGGAGACTGGATCTTCTGTTTCTTTCTCACTATAATGATTTCTCTTCTGACACCTTGGTTGGTGTTATTGTTTATATTGACGGCGTTGCTGACGGACTCCTGGAGAACTTGGGCTTTGCCGAGTGGCGAGTTGCGGAAGACTACGACACCGATTGAACTCATGATGGGCGAGTTCACATTCCGAGTATCCTTCGGAATGGTTGCGAGTAAGGGATGCAGTAGGCAGTTGGTTTAGATGGCGTCAGGGCGCCGGCCGCGGCGGGAATGGCGCGTGCCGCGCGGGCGCACCTGGGCCGGCGGGGGGATCAACAGGGGTACTTACGTTTACTAGTTGCACACATGCCTTTTCAAAGGGCGGAATGGGGTAGCGTTAccgtttataatattttttactatatatacttcatataaatatatttaccttTACtgcaaaatatataataaattataattactttGACGACGTCAATAGGTTGCTACTTTGCTAGGGGCACAACGTAGATATAGCCATTCCGATTTCTAaataagatcaagttcgccataactttactatggcgtacttgatcttaggaAAGCGGATAGACTAATACACTTTATTATTGAAGTCGGTAAGTGACATTTGACATAGCTTCATAATTTGCTGAACGGTAACGCTACCCAAAACGCGAGTAGCACAGAGGACAATAATAATTTCGAGGGGTGTCCCACCCAGCAGTCCATGTGTGAGTGTTATAACGCTCACATGCACATAATAAAGTGTGTATGTACAGCTTTATTACACACATATGAAAAGCTAAAACCGTTCGCGTGCTTCAATGGCATTTTGAACAAACGAATGCGCCAGCGCAGGGGGTTGTACTGGAACTATGCGCGGGATTTTAAATGCTATTTGCTTTTAATGCTAACGTGGCGTCGagtagcagccatagagttgccTAGACGCCGCTCCGACGCTCGGGTGACGCCGGTCCGGTGTAATATCAGTcaggtataataataatttaatattttacacacTGAGTAGAGATAGACCAAGAACAGTACCTAAAACTTCTatggaattatgacgtataaataacacttgcactgcgtgggctatcaaaatcgctgcagacttttcttggtttaactcaaTCAATTAATGTGAAGTTTATAggtaaatatgtttattttatgtgGGCTCATACATCAACTGAAAGTTATCAAATATTACGCGGTCTCTGCTTTGATTACTGTACCCTTATACTATATTTTGTCAAAgggctgtctcatttcaaacatagacagagatgaTCAtattatctttgtcttacactagtactagcacccaaaagaaaaggatgagtatacaTAGTTTTTatctcacatttatagacgggtctaacgcgaccCA
It encodes the following:
- the LOC134806295 gene encoding achaete-scute complex protein T8-like, with protein sequence MSSIGVVVFRNSPLGKAQVLQESVSNAVNINNNTNQGVRREIIIVRKKQKIQSPPTVSVTSLVRASDPSVASVPAKRPRVRENVPEDIARSPTPLAVARRNARERNRVRQVNDGFAALRRHIPEEVAAEFENANSNRGPNKKLSKVETLRMAVEYIRNLENLLNIGHADKENGSCMSMESFPSPASSSPRDNSQERSYFALNSPALDDDGLEEDELDETLQQLPQHQYIELPATENFQLVSTPHLYEEDDGVGQPLTPSSDLITQEDVNPHLLDGHFPFPNSAEQFTVIPEQNYCSEPNVSLNDSDFEVKYAESVQHHIHRSLGEETDLPLEAINPDLIMAHEEYKFKEESFLENTPYSDVELKKELPDIHVTPEDREQFEETLKWWQEKTRQARPNIKN